From the genome of Streptomyces sp. NBC_00659, one region includes:
- the msrB gene encoding peptide-methionine (R)-S-oxide reductase MsrB, whose amino-acid sequence MSYDIEKPDEQWRAELTPAEYTVLRKAGTEPAFTGEYTDTKTTGVYSCRACGAELFTSTEKFESHCGWPSFYDPKDSDAVELIQDRSHGMMRTEVRCARCGSHLGHVFEGEGYATPTDQRYCINSISLRLTPDEG is encoded by the coding sequence ATGTCGTACGACATCGAAAAGCCGGACGAGCAGTGGCGAGCGGAGCTGACCCCGGCCGAGTACACGGTGCTGCGCAAGGCCGGCACCGAGCCCGCCTTCACCGGTGAGTACACCGACACCAAGACGACGGGCGTCTACTCCTGTCGCGCCTGCGGCGCCGAACTCTTCACCTCCACGGAGAAGTTCGAGTCGCACTGCGGCTGGCCGTCCTTCTACGACCCGAAGGACTCGGACGCCGTCGAACTGATCCAGGACCGTTCGCACGGAATGATGCGGACGGAGGTGCGGTGCGCCCGCTGCGGGTCGCACCTCGGCCATGTTTTCGAGGGTGAGGGGTATGCGACGCCGACGGACCAGCGGTACTGCATCAACTCGATCTCGCTGCGGCTGACGCCGGACGAGGGCTGA
- a CDS encoding lysylphosphatidylglycerol synthase transmembrane domain-containing protein, giving the protein MSLPPLDSLPAPTPTAAPSPTRTTTPAAGDVSCPDHPASAHSPSTQSPPATCPPTTTCPPPAAARPTSLSRLTRLVVTLFPLLLIGTWAALDRSAVLDGVARLGDADPWWLLAGLLFTLLGWVVAACVRQGALPERLPPGLLLASQLAAGAANHVLPASIGAHAVTLRFLRGRGIPLARATASLALYSLVKPVARIPVLIVFLIAVGDTLRFGALAPDRSTLLAAAGSAVLGLTTVCLLVTTVRPLRRPAVDFVRTALTDVRILHTRPSRVLALWGGSAVAPVLQGSTIAAVGFALGLPLSWAQVVFALLIASTAVGAVPAPGGIGPVDAAMVFTMVSLGAPTGLSTATVIGYRVLTVWIPLLPGTLILSALVHRKVL; this is encoded by the coding sequence GTGTCCCTGCCTCCGCTCGACAGCCTCCCCGCCCCCACGCCCACAGCGGCACCGTCACCCACACGCACCACCACCCCCGCGGCCGGCGACGTGTCCTGCCCCGACCACCCCGCATCGGCGCACTCCCCGTCGACGCAGTCGCCTCCGGCCACCTGCCCGCCGACAACCACCTGCCCCCCTCCCGCTGCCGCCCGCCCCACGTCCCTCTCGCGCCTCACCCGCCTGGTGGTGACGCTGTTCCCCCTGCTGTTGATCGGGACGTGGGCGGCGCTGGACCGGAGCGCCGTGCTCGACGGCGTCGCCCGGCTGGGTGACGCCGATCCCTGGTGGCTGCTGGCCGGGCTCCTCTTCACCCTGCTGGGCTGGGTCGTCGCCGCGTGCGTCCGGCAGGGCGCCCTGCCGGAACGGCTGCCGCCCGGCCTGCTGCTGGCGTCGCAGTTGGCCGCCGGCGCCGCCAACCACGTGCTGCCGGCGAGCATCGGCGCCCACGCGGTCACCCTGCGCTTCCTGCGGGGCAGAGGCATACCCCTGGCTCGCGCGACCGCCTCGCTCGCCCTGTATTCGCTGGTCAAGCCGGTGGCGAGGATTCCGGTGCTCATCGTCTTCCTGATCGCCGTCGGAGACACCCTGCGGTTCGGCGCGCTCGCCCCGGACCGCTCGACGCTGCTGGCGGCGGCAGGAAGCGCGGTGCTCGGTCTCACGACCGTCTGCCTGCTCGTGACGACGGTCCGTCCGCTGCGCCGCCCGGCCGTCGACTTCGTTCGCACCGCGCTGACCGATGTACGGATCCTGCACACCCGGCCCAGCCGCGTGCTCGCCCTCTGGGGCGGTTCGGCCGTCGCCCCGGTGCTCCAGGGGAGCACGATCGCGGCGGTCGGCTTCGCGCTCGGGCTGCCGCTGTCGTGGGCTCAGGTGGTGTTCGCGCTGCTGATCGCGAGTACCGCCGTCGGCGCCGTACCCGCACCGGGCGGAATCGGCCCCGTGGACGCGGCCATGGTCTTCACGATGGTCTCGCTGGGCGCCCCGACGGGCCTGTCGACGGCCACCGTCATCGGCTACCGCGTCCTGACGGTCTGGATCCCGCTGCTCCCGGGCACGCTCATCCTGTCGGCCCTGGTGCACCGCAAGGTGCTGTGA
- a CDS encoding GTP-binding protein — MDCAPASETAYLPEGVRTAVKLLVVGHFAVGKTTFVGALSEIRPLRTEEVMTQAGFLVDDLTGSRDKTTTTVALDFGRVTLNDTLVLYLFGAPGQRRFTGLWRDLTRGALGALVLADTRHLDRSFEVMGLLEELGLPYAVALNDFDSRPAYSLDEVREALDLLPSTPLLRCDARDRVSATETLIALVTHLLARTGELENV, encoded by the coding sequence ATGGACTGCGCTCCCGCCTCTGAGACCGCGTATCTGCCCGAGGGCGTGCGGACCGCCGTGAAGCTGCTGGTCGTGGGCCACTTCGCGGTCGGGAAGACCACGTTCGTCGGCGCGCTCTCCGAGATACGACCGCTGCGCACCGAGGAGGTCATGACCCAAGCCGGTTTCCTCGTCGACGACTTGACGGGATCCCGGGACAAGACCACCACCACGGTCGCTCTCGACTTCGGCCGCGTCACCCTCAACGACACCCTGGTCCTCTACCTGTTCGGCGCCCCGGGGCAGCGGCGCTTCACCGGACTCTGGCGGGACCTGACGCGCGGAGCGCTGGGCGCGCTCGTTCTCGCCGACACCCGCCACCTGGACCGTTCCTTCGAAGTCATGGGCCTGCTGGAGGAGTTGGGGCTCCCTTACGCCGTGGCCCTGAACGACTTCGACAGCAGGCCCGCGTACAGCCTCGACGAGGTGCGCGAGGCCCTCGACCTGTTGCCCTCCACCCCGCTGCTGCGCTGCGACGCCCGCGACCGGGTCTCCGCCACCGAGACCCTGATCGCCCTCGTCACTCATCTGCTGGCCCGCACCGGCGAACTGGAGAACGTGTGA
- a CDS encoding cytochrome P450, with translation MNAVPPPGCPARQSLYGPEFAADPTAVYRLLRESGPTAPVELAPGVRATLVTGYDAALHVLRSPETFSKDPRHWKDLADGTVPAASPVLPMMTYRPSALFTDGEEHARLRGVITDTLARVESGTLRGYAERSADTLIDRFAPLGTADLLGEYAQVLPLLVFNHLFGCPTGHGVRLVEGMSGMFDGVDAEKAYELLIATLVDLVALKRRRPAPDLTSWLMEHPAALTDEELIHTLAVLMGSGTEPQQNLIANGLRLLLSDDRFAGDLSGGTLPVEDALDEVLWTDPPIANYAVHYPRYDVVYEGTPLRAGDPLVVSLAAANTDPTLTNRQRTGNRAHLAWSAGPHTCPAQGPARLIASVAVEKLLDRIPDIELTVPVEELRWRPGPFHRALAALPVSFPPAPAVGRSGNGRSGDGRPEYGRRDSPEGSSTEPFPPPAFEPWTPEAGRPRSAWARTVTWWRGE, from the coding sequence GTGAACGCCGTACCTCCCCCCGGCTGCCCGGCCCGTCAGTCCCTGTACGGGCCGGAGTTCGCGGCCGATCCGACGGCGGTCTACCGGCTGCTGCGGGAGTCGGGACCGACCGCGCCCGTCGAGCTCGCCCCCGGCGTCCGGGCCACCCTTGTCACCGGGTACGACGCCGCGCTGCACGTCCTGCGCAGCCCGGAGACCTTCTCCAAGGACCCGCGGCACTGGAAGGACCTCGCCGACGGCACCGTCCCGGCGGCCAGCCCGGTCCTCCCGATGATGACGTACCGGCCCAGCGCCCTGTTCACCGACGGCGAGGAGCATGCCCGGCTGCGGGGCGTCATCACCGACACGCTCGCCCGCGTCGAGTCCGGCACGCTGCGCGGCTATGCCGAACGCAGCGCCGACACCCTCATCGACCGGTTCGCGCCGCTCGGCACGGCGGATCTGCTCGGCGAGTACGCACAGGTCCTGCCCCTGCTCGTCTTCAACCACCTCTTCGGCTGCCCCACCGGGCACGGCGTCCGGCTCGTCGAGGGCATGTCCGGGATGTTCGACGGGGTGGACGCCGAGAAGGCGTACGAGCTGCTCATCGCCACTCTGGTCGACCTGGTCGCGCTGAAGCGGCGCCGACCGGCGCCTGATCTGACGTCCTGGCTGATGGAACACCCGGCCGCGCTCACCGACGAGGAGCTGATCCACACCCTCGCCGTGCTGATGGGGTCGGGCACCGAACCGCAGCAGAACCTGATCGCGAACGGCCTGCGCCTGCTGCTGTCCGACGACCGCTTCGCGGGCGACCTGTCCGGCGGGACCCTGCCGGTGGAGGACGCCCTCGACGAGGTGCTCTGGACCGACCCGCCGATCGCGAACTACGCCGTGCACTATCCGCGGTACGACGTCGTGTACGAGGGCACGCCCCTGCGCGCGGGCGATCCGCTGGTGGTGAGCCTCGCCGCTGCGAACACCGACCCCACACTGACGAACCGTCAGCGCACGGGCAACCGGGCGCACTTGGCGTGGAGCGCCGGTCCGCACACGTGTCCCGCGCAGGGGCCGGCACGACTGATCGCGTCCGTCGCGGTGGAGAAACTCCTGGACCGGATCCCCGACATCGAGCTGACGGTTCCCGTGGAGGAGCTCCGGTGGCGTCCGGGCCCGTTCCACCGCGCGCTCGCCGCCCTGCCGGTGAGCTTCCCACCCGCCCCGGCCGTCGGACGCTCCGGGAATGGACGCTCCGGGGACGGACGGCCCGAGTACGGACGCAGGGACAGCCCGGAGGGATCGTCGACCGAACCCTTCCCGCCGCCCGCGTTCGAGCCCTGGACCCCGGAGGCCGGCCGCCCGCGGAGCGCCTGGGCGCGGACGGTGACCTGGTGGCGCGGGGAATGA
- a CDS encoding roadblock/LC7 domain-containing protein codes for MTAPMTNELGWMLDEVLKVPEARHAILLSTDGMLRAHSADIGRDDAERLAAGLSGVQSISRSTAEFCGSPDAPWRQTLIEFAHGYVFLVAAGEGTHLAVSTTEDVDMEAVSYRMHKMVDRLGKELTSPARKDTGSPA; via the coding sequence ATGACCGCGCCCATGACCAACGAGCTGGGGTGGATGCTCGACGAGGTCCTGAAGGTGCCGGAGGCCCGGCACGCGATCCTGCTGTCCACCGACGGCATGCTCCGCGCCCACTCCGCGGACATCGGCCGGGACGACGCCGAGCGGCTGGCCGCCGGCCTGTCCGGCGTGCAGTCGATCAGCCGCAGCACCGCCGAGTTCTGCGGCAGCCCGGACGCGCCCTGGCGGCAGACCCTGATCGAGTTCGCGCACGGATACGTCTTCCTCGTCGCCGCGGGCGAGGGCACCCACCTCGCGGTGTCCACGACCGAGGACGTCGACATGGAGGCGGTCAGCTACCGCATGCACAAGATGGTCGACCGGCTCGGCAAGGAGCTGACCAGCCCCGCCCGCAAGGACACCGGCAGCCCGGCATGA
- a CDS encoding YhgE/Pip domain-containing protein, with product MDADSNHPADDGAEDPTGTASTGDGAVTRPGGRDGTGTGAAAPAGAPVQARAATLLRHPKLWLVPTVLTGLLALLLSLLYMGGIVNPNGHLRHLPIGLVNEDTGKPPPGQRQNVGTQVTAAVVASDTSGTARWRRLTRAQAQDELASGKIYGALVVPRNFTDSLTALTTANATVRPTMTVLTNPGTGSLGSSLASRITTAAAQQTSTTIGKQLTASPVTAQADATTRLLLADPVQVVTRIGHPIGTHSGLGLSAFYYTLLLVLAGFLGGNLISTGVDTALGYADNEIGPWHTRRPTVPISRTQTLLLKMVMTAGITVLTVSLVMLATVAILGMDATHLPLLWIYSYCASLAVGLGVQAINAAFGGIGQLVSMFVFIVLGLPSSGATVPLQAVPGFYRFLSVFEPMRQLSDGVRAILFFDARADAGLGRAWLMIAVGAVLALVFGFVMTHYYDRRGLDRLTPQPPTRPATRPAAST from the coding sequence ATGGACGCCGACAGCAATCACCCCGCGGACGACGGCGCCGAGGACCCCACGGGTACCGCGTCCACGGGCGACGGCGCCGTCACCCGCCCCGGCGGCCGCGACGGTACCGGCACCGGCGCGGCCGCCCCCGCCGGTGCCCCTGTTCAGGCGCGCGCCGCCACGCTCCTACGCCACCCGAAGCTGTGGCTGGTGCCCACCGTGCTGACGGGGCTGCTCGCGCTGCTGCTGTCGCTGCTGTACATGGGCGGCATCGTCAACCCCAACGGGCATCTGCGTCACCTGCCGATCGGCCTGGTCAACGAGGACACCGGCAAACCGCCTCCGGGGCAGCGGCAGAACGTGGGAACCCAGGTCACCGCGGCCGTCGTCGCGAGCGACACCTCCGGCACCGCGCGCTGGCGCAGGCTCACCCGCGCTCAGGCCCAGGATGAACTCGCCTCCGGCAAGATCTACGGCGCTCTCGTCGTCCCCCGGAACTTCACCGACTCGCTGACCGCGCTGACCACGGCGAACGCCACGGTCCGGCCCACCATGACGGTGCTGACCAACCCCGGTACGGGCAGTCTCGGTTCGTCCCTCGCGAGCCGGATCACCACGGCGGCCGCCCAGCAGACCTCCACGACGATCGGCAAGCAGCTGACGGCGTCCCCGGTGACCGCGCAGGCGGACGCCACGACACGGCTGCTCCTCGCCGACCCCGTCCAGGTCGTCACCCGCATCGGGCACCCCATCGGCACGCACAGCGGCCTCGGGCTGAGCGCGTTCTACTACACCCTGCTCCTGGTGCTGGCCGGCTTCCTCGGCGGCAACCTCATCAGCACCGGCGTCGACACGGCCCTCGGCTACGCCGACAACGAGATCGGCCCCTGGCACACCCGCCGTCCGACCGTGCCGATCAGCCGCACCCAGACCCTGCTCCTGAAGATGGTCATGACCGCCGGGATCACCGTGCTCACGGTCTCCCTGGTCATGCTGGCCACCGTCGCGATCCTGGGCATGGACGCCACCCACCTGCCGTTGCTGTGGATCTACTCCTACTGCGCGAGCCTCGCCGTCGGACTGGGCGTCCAGGCGATCAACGCGGCGTTCGGCGGGATCGGGCAGCTCGTGTCCATGTTCGTGTTCATCGTGCTGGGCCTGCCGTCCTCGGGCGCCACCGTCCCGCTCCAGGCGGTCCCCGGCTTCTACCGGTTCCTGTCCGTCTTCGAGCCCATGCGCCAGCTCAGCGACGGGGTGCGCGCCATCCTCTTCTTCGACGCGCGGGCCGACGCCGGGCTCGGCCGCGCCTGGCTCATGATCGCCGTCGGCGCCGTGCTCGCCCTCGTCTTCGGCTTCGTGATGACCCACTACTACGACCGCAGGGGCCTGGACCGACTGACCCCCCAGCCGCCCACCCGCCCGGCCACCCGTCCCGCGGCGTCCACCTGA
- a CDS encoding LysR family transcriptional regulator, translated as MDLRQMEVVVAVAEEGGFTAAAQRLHVVQSAVSSAVLALERELGTPLFDRTTHRVVLTSAGEAFVPAARATLRAAEQARATVDLVRGQLRGRVTIGTAQGVWADLHRPLAALRAEHPGVVVRLRQGSMTDIRHGLREGSVDLAVVALDRQRQRGLVTRLLSYEEMVLVSAPSRPLAGAGPDGTVTLAEAARLPLVDFAPGSAIRLCVDRAFRAAGVEREAVFEVDDIVAAAELVRDDLGVCVMPTSIAGRFPGLGTHAFTRHAPHWKIMMVHPRGDPPPAVRALLRHLT; from the coding sequence ATGGATCTGCGGCAGATGGAGGTCGTGGTCGCGGTGGCCGAGGAGGGCGGTTTCACCGCCGCGGCCCAGCGGCTGCACGTGGTGCAGTCCGCCGTGTCGAGCGCCGTCCTCGCGCTGGAACGGGAGCTGGGCACCCCTCTGTTCGACCGCACCACGCACCGGGTGGTCCTGACCTCGGCGGGCGAGGCCTTCGTCCCGGCGGCGCGCGCCACTCTGCGGGCGGCGGAACAGGCGCGGGCGACCGTCGACCTGGTCCGGGGGCAGCTGCGGGGGCGGGTCACCATCGGCACGGCGCAGGGTGTCTGGGCCGACCTCCACCGGCCGCTGGCCGCGCTGCGGGCGGAGCATCCGGGCGTGGTGGTGCGGTTGCGGCAGGGGTCCATGACCGACATCCGGCACGGGCTCCGCGAGGGCAGCGTCGACCTGGCCGTGGTCGCGCTCGACCGGCAGCGGCAGCGCGGCCTGGTGACCCGGCTGCTGTCGTACGAGGAGATGGTGCTGGTGTCCGCCCCGTCACGCCCGCTCGCCGGGGCCGGCCCGGACGGCACGGTCACCCTCGCCGAGGCGGCCCGGCTGCCGCTGGTGGACTTCGCGCCGGGCTCGGCGATCCGCCTCTGCGTGGACCGGGCGTTCCGTGCCGCCGGTGTGGAACGGGAGGCGGTCTTCGAGGTCGACGACATCGTGGCCGCGGCCGAACTCGTCCGCGACGACCTGGGCGTCTGTGTCATGCCCACCTCGATCGCGGGACGGTTCCCGGGCCTGGGCACCCACGCGTTCACCCGGCACGCCCCGCACTGGAAGATCATGATGGTGCACCCCCGTGGCGATCCCCCTCCCGCGGTCCGCGCGCTCCTGCGCCACCTGACCTGA
- a CDS encoding DUF742 domain-containing protein, whose product MTPPGRRPGERLVRSYVVTGGRSQPSRNTLDLVTLLIAAAGPPLTGLSPEARRLMELCRPGALSLAEVAGHLELPVSVTKVLVADLMDSGHLVTRAPIPSAGPPSDIRILKEVLDGLRSRL is encoded by the coding sequence ATGACACCGCCCGGACGTCGTCCCGGGGAACGGCTGGTGCGGTCGTACGTCGTCACCGGCGGCCGCTCGCAGCCCTCACGCAACACCCTCGACCTCGTCACGCTGCTGATCGCCGCCGCCGGCCCGCCGCTCACCGGGCTGAGCCCCGAGGCACGGCGGCTGATGGAGCTGTGCCGGCCCGGGGCCCTGTCGCTGGCCGAGGTGGCGGGCCATCTGGAGCTGCCCGTCAGCGTCACCAAAGTGCTGGTCGCCGACCTGATGGACAGCGGTCACCTCGTCACCCGCGCGCCGATCCCCTCCGCCGGGCCGCCGTCCGACATCCGCATCCTCAAGGAGGTGCTCGATGGACTGCGCTCCCGCCTCTGA
- a CDS encoding helix-turn-helix domain-containing protein — translation MVALPTGNYLVEARSTGAVESSERTDFWSEHIGSYQSRMGYRYSRTDDFRGETVRQHTEAYQLVRFRSDEIEYSRTAGQIREDPDGDYRLLLPLTGQILLRQDGHEARLTPGTGTIVSFGSPFQCVQDAATQAFVLTIPARELDGPLSRKSPLATGLDLSRGLGRVVRSMVDGLYAERGDLTEAQFNAVSDRVVELLCMLTTGDDRPDGARHLSDVETVVRRHVRENAADPGLTGTSMARALGWSLRQIQLALQHAGTTPRDLIREERLRLVRERLRCGDCERLTITDLAYASGFSSASALSTAFRQRFGVSPREMRNGVRGT, via the coding sequence ATGGTGGCCTTGCCCACGGGGAACTACCTGGTGGAAGCCCGGTCGACGGGTGCGGTGGAATCGTCGGAGCGGACCGACTTCTGGAGCGAGCACATCGGCTCGTACCAGTCCCGGATGGGCTACCGGTACAGCCGCACGGACGACTTCCGCGGCGAGACGGTCCGACAGCACACCGAGGCGTACCAACTCGTCAGGTTCCGGTCGGACGAGATCGAGTACAGCAGGACCGCGGGGCAGATCCGTGAGGATCCCGACGGGGACTACCGGTTACTGCTGCCGCTGACCGGGCAGATCCTCCTGCGCCAGGACGGTCACGAGGCACGGCTGACGCCGGGGACGGGCACGATCGTCTCGTTCGGGTCGCCGTTCCAGTGTGTCCAGGACGCCGCCACGCAGGCGTTCGTCCTCACGATCCCGGCCCGCGAGCTGGACGGCCCCCTGAGCCGCAAGTCGCCGCTGGCCACCGGCCTCGACCTGAGCAGGGGCCTCGGCCGTGTCGTCCGCTCGATGGTCGACGGTCTGTACGCCGAGCGCGGCGATCTCACCGAGGCCCAGTTCAACGCCGTGTCCGACCGGGTGGTGGAACTGCTGTGCATGCTCACCACCGGTGACGACCGCCCCGACGGCGCCCGTCATCTGTCCGACGTGGAGACGGTGGTGCGCCGCCACGTCCGCGAGAACGCCGCCGACCCCGGCCTCACCGGTACGTCCATGGCCCGCGCGCTCGGCTGGTCGCTGCGCCAGATCCAGCTGGCCCTTCAGCACGCGGGCACCACCCCCCGCGACCTGATCCGCGAGGAGCGGCTGCGGCTGGTCCGCGAACGGCTCCGGTGCGGCGACTGCGAGCGACTCACGATCACCGATCTGGCCTACGCCTCGGGGTTCTCGTCGGCGAGCGCGCTGAGCACCGCCTTCCGGCAGCGCTTCGGGGTGAGCCCGCGCGAGATGCGCAACGGTGTCCGCGGGACGTGA
- a CDS encoding ATP-binding protein: MTERIPEAASWCLAAGLLAVTVLLLRQRGISSRQRRRTDDLTEDLRARDEELRHLAEVRLPTLEDTPHQYVSPGAPPTALLDARLAGTDFAKHLDGVLERFSEAVGHAQARADRSAKSALKASMRSIQALANEQQVSIAEMQDRHDHPDVLRDLLEIDHTNAQFGRRAQAIAVLCGSWPGRQRGTSELIEVVRGATSRVRDYRRVRVNGQVDVAVESRAVEPVVLAVAELLDNAARHSQPDATVEVTVQSAHNGACVVVDDAGVGMDGGAVERAAGLLTGRDLVDVTRLDDPPQFGFAVIGVLAARYGFSVSVDTRSPYGGVRAVVFLPTTLLTHPAPAVTVPPWAGPSPTAGRPTGAPPVLPTRRAAEPVETTTAGGLPKRRRRVPGPPGLAGQSATVPTVPLVPAEDVSARSAEENARRMGAFARGTRFGRAEQDTTGTPAVPQSPHAPETPYGTPHSIEGSTLG; encoded by the coding sequence ATGACCGAACGGATACCGGAGGCCGCGTCCTGGTGCCTGGCGGCCGGACTGCTCGCCGTCACCGTGCTGCTGCTGCGCCAGCGCGGGATCAGCTCGCGGCAGCGCCGCCGGACCGACGATCTCACGGAGGACCTGCGCGCCCGCGACGAGGAGCTGCGCCACCTGGCCGAGGTCCGCCTGCCCACCCTGGAGGACACCCCGCACCAGTACGTCAGCCCGGGTGCCCCGCCCACCGCTCTGCTCGACGCGCGCCTGGCCGGCACGGACTTCGCGAAGCACCTCGACGGCGTCCTCGAACGCTTCTCGGAGGCGGTGGGACACGCACAGGCGCGGGCCGACCGGTCCGCGAAGTCCGCGCTCAAGGCGTCGATGCGCTCGATCCAGGCCCTCGCCAACGAGCAGCAGGTGTCCATCGCCGAGATGCAGGACCGGCACGATCACCCCGACGTCCTGCGCGACCTGCTCGAGATCGACCACACCAACGCCCAGTTCGGCCGCCGCGCACAGGCCATCGCCGTCCTGTGCGGCTCCTGGCCCGGACGGCAGCGTGGTACCTCCGAGCTGATCGAGGTGGTGCGGGGCGCGACCTCCCGCGTCCGTGACTACCGGCGCGTCCGCGTCAACGGACAGGTCGACGTCGCCGTCGAGAGCCGCGCCGTCGAACCGGTCGTCCTCGCCGTCGCCGAACTGCTGGACAACGCGGCACGCCACTCACAGCCCGACGCCACCGTCGAGGTCACCGTCCAGTCGGCGCACAACGGTGCCTGCGTGGTCGTCGACGACGCCGGTGTCGGCATGGACGGCGGGGCGGTCGAGCGCGCGGCCGGACTGCTGACCGGCCGCGACCTGGTGGACGTGACCCGGCTCGACGACCCTCCGCAGTTCGGCTTCGCCGTCATCGGTGTACTCGCCGCACGGTACGGATTCAGCGTCTCGGTGGACACCCGGTCCCCGTACGGCGGGGTGCGCGCGGTGGTCTTCCTGCCCACGACGCTGCTCACGCATCCGGCCCCGGCCGTGACGGTGCCCCCGTGGGCAGGGCCCTCACCGACGGCCGGAAGGCCGACGGGCGCGCCGCCGGTGCTTCCCACCCGGCGGGCGGCCGAGCCCGTCGAGACGACGACGGCCGGTGGCCTGCCGAAACGGCGGCGCCGGGTCCCGGGGCCGCCGGGCCTCGCGGGACAGTCCGCCACCGTGCCCACTGTGCCCCTCGTGCCCGCCGAGGACGTCAGCGCACGGTCGGCCGAGGAGAACGCCCGGCGCATGGGGGCGTTCGCCCGCGGTACCCGCTTCGGCCGCGCGGAGCAGGACACCACCGGCACTCCGGCCGTCCCGCAATCGCCGCACGCCCCCGAGACCCCGTACGGAACACCCCACTCGATCGAAGGGAGCACACTGGGATGA
- the murC gene encoding UDP-N-acetylmuramate--L-alanine ligase, with amino-acid sequence MAPGLPTAMDRPHFIGIGGAGMSGIAKILAQRGAQVAGSDAKESATAEALRALGATVHIGHAAGHLAPDATCVVVSSAIRADNPELARAAELGIPVVHRSDALARLMDGLRPIAVAGTHGKTTTTSMLAVSLSSLGLAPSYAIGGDLDAPGSNALHGEGEIFVAEADESDRSFHKYAPEVAIILNVELDHHANYASMEEIYESFETFVDRVTEGGTLVISADHEGARELTRRVTGRGVRVVTYGESADADVRVLSVVPQGLKSEVTVLLDGAELTFAVSVPGRHYAHNAVAALAAGVALGVPAAELAPALASYTGVKRRLQLKGEAAGVQVVDSYAHHPTEMTADLEAMRAGASGRILVVFQPHLFSRTQELGKEMGEALSLADASVVLDIYPAREDPIPGITSELIIQSARTAGAEVTPVHDKAEVPSVLAGMTKPGDLVLTMGAGDVTDLGPEILARLAE; translated from the coding sequence ATGGCACCCGGCCTTCCTACCGCGATGGACCGACCGCACTTCATCGGCATCGGCGGCGCCGGGATGTCGGGCATCGCGAAGATCCTCGCGCAGCGTGGAGCCCAGGTGGCGGGCAGCGACGCGAAGGAGTCCGCCACCGCCGAGGCGCTGCGCGCGCTGGGCGCCACGGTCCACATCGGGCACGCGGCCGGCCACCTCGCCCCCGACGCCACCTGTGTCGTGGTCTCCTCCGCGATCCGCGCGGACAACCCGGAGCTCGCCCGCGCGGCCGAGCTCGGCATCCCGGTCGTCCACCGCTCGGACGCCCTCGCCCGGCTGATGGACGGCCTGCGCCCGATCGCGGTCGCCGGCACGCACGGCAAGACGACCACCACCTCGATGCTGGCCGTGTCCCTGTCCTCGCTCGGCCTGGCCCCGTCGTACGCCATCGGCGGCGACCTCGACGCCCCCGGTTCGAACGCCCTGCACGGCGAGGGCGAGATCTTCGTCGCCGAGGCCGACGAGTCGGACCGCAGCTTCCACAAGTACGCGCCCGAGGTCGCGATCATCCTCAACGTCGAACTCGACCACCACGCCAACTACGCGTCGATGGAAGAGATCTACGAGTCCTTCGAGACGTTCGTGGACCGTGTCACCGAGGGCGGCACGCTGGTGATCTCGGCGGACCACGAGGGCGCCCGCGAGCTGACCCGCCGTGTCACCGGCCGTGGGGTGCGCGTCGTGACGTACGGCGAGTCCGCCGACGCGGACGTCCGGGTGCTCTCCGTGGTCCCGCAGGGCCTGAAGAGCGAGGTGACGGTCCTGCTGGACGGCGCCGAGCTGACCTTCGCGGTCTCCGTACCCGGCCGCCACTACGCGCACAACGCCGTGGCGGCGCTGGCCGCGGGTGTCGCCCTGGGCGTCCCGGCCGCCGAGCTGGCCCCCGCGCTCGCCTCGTACACCGGCGTGAAGCGCCGCCTCCAGCTCAAGGGCGAGGCGGCCGGCGTCCAGGTCGTCGACTCCTACGCGCACCACCCGACCGAGATGACCGCCGACCTGGAGGCCATGCGCGCCGGCGCCTCGGGCCGCATCCTCGTGGTCTTCCAGCCGCACCTGTTCTCCCGCACCCAGGAGCTGGGCAAGGAGATGGGCGAGGCCCTGTCGCTGGCGGACGCCTCGGTCGTCCTGGACATCTACCCCGCCCGCGAGGACCCGATCCCCGGGATCACCAGCGAGCTGATCATCCAGTCCGCGCGGACCGCGGGCGCGGAGGTGACGCCGGTCCACGACAAGGCCGAGGTCCCGTCCGTCCTCGCGGGAATGACGAAGCCCGGTGATCTCGTTCTCACCATGGGCGCCGGCGACGTGACGGATCTCGGACCCGAGATCCTCGCCCGCCTGGCCGAGTGA